A stretch of Ipomoea triloba cultivar NCNSP0323 chromosome 13, ASM357664v1 DNA encodes these proteins:
- the LOC116001680 gene encoding actin-related protein 2/3 complex subunit 4 — translation MANSLRLYLTCIRNTLEAAMCLQNFPCQEVERHNKPEVELKTSAELLLKPVLICRNEAERCLIETSINSLRISLKVKQADELENILAKKFLRFLSMRAEAFQVLRRKPVQGYDISFLITNYHCEELQKPKLIDFIVQFMEDIDKEISELKLSVNTRGRLVATEFLKQFV, via the exons ATG GCAAACTCATTGCGGTTATATCTGACGTGCATAAGAAACACTCTTGAGGCCGCCATGTGTCTCCAG AACTTCCCTTGTCAAGAAGTTGAAAGGCATAACAAACCAGAGGTTGAACTAAA GACCAGCGCAGAACTTCTACTTAAGCCT GTTTTGATTTGTCGAAATGAAGCTGAAAGGTGCTTGATAGAAACATCTATTAATTCACTGAGGATAAGCCTCAAG GTAAAGCAGGCAGATGAGCTTGAAAACATATTAGCAAAAAAGTTCCTCAGGTTTTTGTCAATGAGAGCCGAGGCATTTCAGGTACTTAGGAGGAAGCCAGTACAG GGCTATGATATTAGTTTTCTCATAACTAATTATCATTGTGAAGAGCTGCAGAAGCCGAAACTTATTGATTTTATAGTACAGTTCATGGAG GATATCGATAAGGAGATCAGTGAACTCAAATTGTCAG
- the LOC116001858 gene encoding O-fucosyltransferase 1, with product MRRPGHRHQLKQQLGVGVKGMFGRLTAVAIVVVICMVMLFSAPMTSNDNSPSDIDVKALWETAASDGWRPSSAPRSDWPPPPVETTGYLRVRCNGGLNQQRSAICNAVLAARIMNATLVLPELDANSFWHDDSGFRGIYDVEHFISTLRFDVKVVESIPEIHKKGKTKKIKAFQLRPPRDAPISWYTTVAMEKMKEHGAIYLTPFSHRLAEEIDNAEFQRLRCRVNYHALRFKPHIVELSTAIVNRLRTQGHFMSIHLRFEMDMLAFAGCLDIFTPEEQKILTKYRKENFAEKRLVYSERRAIGKCPLTPEEVGLILRAIGFDNSTRIYLAAGDLFGGERFMKPFRSLFPHLENHSTVDTSGELAKNNRGLLGSAVDYMVCLLSDVFMPTYDGPSNFANNLLGHRLYYGFRTTIRPDRKGLAPIFIDREKGHTKGFEEAVRRVMLKTNFGGPHKRISPESFYTNSWPECFCQKSALDPAHKCPRDDVLNILESRLEGEGINSSNETSLADR from the exons ATGCGAAG GCCGGGGCATCGGCACCAGCTGAAGCAGCAGCTGGGAGTAGGAGTTAAGGGAATGTTTGGAAGGCTCACAGCTGTGGCCATTGTGGTTGTGATCTGTATGGTCATGCTTTTCTCTGCTCCCATGACAAGTAACGACAATTCTCCATCTGAT ATTGATGTGAAGGCACTTTGGGAAACTGCTGCTTCTGATGGTTGGAGGCCATCATCTGCTCCACGATCTGATTGGCCTC CCCCTCCTGTTGAGACCACTGGATATCTGCGTGTTCGCTGCAATGGTGGTCTGAATCAGCAACGCAGTGCG ATTTGTAATGCAGTTCTTGCTGCAAGAATTATGAACGCTACTCTTGTGCTGCCTGAGTTGGATGCAAACTCCTTCTGGCATGATGACAG TGGTTTTCGTGGTATCTATGACGTTGAGCATTTTATCAGCACATTGAGGTTTGATGTAAAAGTTGTGGAGAGCATTCCTGAAATTCataaaaaagggaaaactaagAAAATAAAAGCTTTTCAG CTTCGGCCACCTAGAGATGCTCCCATCAGTTGGTACACAACAGTTGCTatggagaagatgaaggaaCATGGTGCTATTTATCTTACTCCTTTTTCACATCGTCTGGCAGAAGAGATTGACAATGCAGAGTTCCAGCGGCTGAGGTGTAGGGTTAACTATCATGCCCTTAGGTTTAAGCCACATATTGTGGAATTAAGTACTGCAATAGTCAATAGACTTCGTACACAAGGCCACTTTATGTCAATACATCTTCGGTTTGAGATGGATATGCTGGCATTTGCTGG GTGCTTAGACATATTTACTCCTGAAGAGCAAAAAATCCTGACGAAGTATAGGAAGGAAAATTTTGCAGAGAAGAGACTTGTTTATAGTGAAAGACGGGCAATTGGAAAATGCCCGCTAACTCCAGAAGAG GTTGGTCTGATCCTGCGTGCAATTGGGTTTGACAACTCAACTAGGATATACCTTGCGGCAGGTGATCTATTTGGTGGTGAGAGATTCATGAAACCCTTTAGATCCTTGTTTCCACACCTGGAGAATCATAGCACAGTGGATACCTCAGGTGAGCTAGCAAAGAACAACAGAGGATTGCTAGGTTCTGCTGTGGATTACATGGTTTGTCTCCTATCCGATGTTTTCATGCCAACCTATGATGGACCAAGCAACTTTGCAAACAACCTCCTCGGGCACAGACTATACTATGGTTTCCGCACAACAATAAGACCAGATAGGAAAGGTCTTGCCCCTATTTTTATTGATCGAGAAAAGGGGCACACAAAGGGTTTTGAAGAAGCAGTTAGGCGCGTCATGTTAAAAACAAACTTTGGTGGACCACATAAGCGGATTTCACCTGAATCTTTCTATACAAATTCCTGGCCCGAATGTTTTTGCCAGAAATCAGCCCTTGACCCTGCTCATAAATGCCCACGGGATGACGTTTTGAATATCCTAGAGAGTAGATTGGAGGGTGAAGGAATCAATTCATCAAACGAGACCTCACTGGCAGATAGATAG
- the LOC116001859 gene encoding TBC1 domain family member 13: MVKKQVPDWLNSSLWSSPASPPPIESPPQQRQQQQPSTPPRSTLRGEDAANRPSRSSPKSTNYSSESAVERPAIAVPPPAIRTEARRTKAEIRDPLSSNNNNYNYNSDEDNVSSTGSSTTSPSLAAGGSSAEDISRQAQLCQELSRKIINMGEVRKLASQGIPDGAGIRATVWKLLLGYLPCDRSSWPSELAKKRSQYKHFKDDLLMNPSEITRRLEKSTIDESNGKDKGLLSRSEITHGEHPLSLGKNSIWNQFFQDTEIMEQIDRDVKRTHPDLHFFSGDTPFAKSNQEALKDILIVFAKLNPGIRYVQGMNELLAPLYYVFKNDPNEENAAAAEADTFFCFVELLSGFRDHFCQQLDNSVVGIRSTITKLSQLLKEHDEELWRHLDVTTKVNPQFYAFRWITLLLTQEFNFADSLLIWDTLLSDPEGPQETLLRVCCAMLIIIRRRLLAGDFTSNLKLLQNYPSTNISHLLYVANKLRTKSAG; this comes from the exons ATGGTTAAAAAGCAAGTCCCCGATTGGCTCAACAGCTCCCTCTGGTCCTCGCCAGCTTCTCCGCCGCCTATCGAGTCGCCGCCGCAGCAGCGGCAACAACAACAGCCATCAACTCCTCCGCGGTCTACACTCCGAGGTGAGGATGCTGCCAATCGCCCCTCCCGTTCCTCCCCCAAATCCACGAATTATAGCTCTGAATCTGCAGTCGAGCGTCCGGCGATCGCTGTGCCTCCGCCGGCAATTAGAACCGAGGCGCGGCGTACGAAAGCAGAAATTAGGGATCCGTTAagcagtaataataataattataattataatagtgATGAAGACAATGTGAGCTCCACAGGTAGCTCTACAACATCCCCCTCACTTGCTGCCGGCGGCTCTTCGGCTGAGGATATTTCTCGCCAAGCTCAGCTTTGCCAAGAG CTGTCAAGGAAGATTATAAATATGGGGGAAGTTCGGAAGCTAGCATCTCAAGGAATACCAGATGGAGCTGGCATTCGTGCCACAGTGTGGAAG CTACTGTTGGGGTATCTTCCATGTGACAGATCATCGTGGCCATCAGAGTTGGCTAAGAAAAGGTCCCAGTACAAGCATTTTAAAGATGACCTTTTGATGAATCCT TCAGAGATTACAAGAAGGTTGGAGAAATCTACTATTGATGAATCAAATGGTAAAGACAAGGGTTTACTCTCAAGGTCAGAAATCACTCATGGAGAACATCCTTTGAGtcttggaaaaaatagcatatgGAATCAATTCTTCCAG GACACAGAGATCATGGAACAGATTGACCGCGATGTCAAGCGTACTCACCCAGATTTGCACTTTTTCTCAGGGGATACACCCTTTGCAAAATCCAACCAG GAAGCTCTGAAGGATATACTCATTGTATTTGCAAAATTGAATCCCGGTATAAGATACGTGCAAGGGATGAATGAGCTCTTGGCGCCACTTTACTATGTGTTCAAAAATGATCCCAATGAGGAAAATGCA GCTGCTGCAGAAGCAGACACATTCTTCTGCTTCGTGGAACTGCTAAGTGGATTTCGGGATCATTTCTGCCAGCAACTTGACAACAGTGTTGTTGGAATCAGGTCTACAATTACTAAATTGTCACAGCTTCTGAAAGAGCATGATGAAGAACTATGGCGTCATCTAGATGTGACAACCAAA GTGAATCCACAATTTTATGCATTCAGATGGATAACTCTTCTTCTTACACAAGAATTCAATTTCGCAGACAGTCTTCTTATTTGGGACACACTCCTCAGTGACCCTGAAGGCCCTCAG GAAACCCTGCTCCGAGTCTGCTGTGCAATGCTGATCATCATTCGGAGGCGTTTACTCGCTGGTGATTTCACCTCTAATTTGAAACTTCTCCAAAACTATCCGTCCACAAATATCAGCCACTTGCTATATGTCGCCAACAAATTACGCACAAAGTCAGCTGGCTAA
- the LOC116003027 gene encoding ER lumen protein-retaining receptor-like, with translation MNIFRFAGDMTHLASVLVLLLKIHTIKSCAGVSLKTQELYAIVFATRYLDLFTTFISIYNTTLKLIFLGSSFSIVWYIRHHKTVRRSYDKQHDTFRHLFLVIPCLLLALVINDKFTFKEVMWTFSIYLEAVAILPQLVLLQRTRNIDNLTGQYVFLLGAYRAFYILNWIYRYFTEPYYIHSWITWISGLVQTLLYADFFYYYFQSWKNNSKLELPA, from the exons ATGAATATATTCAGATTTGCAGGGGACATGACCCATTTGGCCAGCGTCCTGGTTTTGCTTCTCAAGATCCATACCATCAAATCTTGCGCCG GAGTTTCTCTTAAGACACAAGAATTGTACGCGATTGTTTTTGCCACTCGCTACTTGGATTTATTCACGACCTTTATCTCTATTTACAATACCACTTTGAAGTTGATATTCTTGGGAAGCTCCTTCTCGATTGTGTGGTACATTAGGCATCACAAAACTGTTCGGAGATCATATGATAAACAGCACGACACTTTCCGCCACCTTTTCCTTGTTATTCCATGTCTGCTTTTGGCCCTCGTTATAAATGATAAGTTTACCTTCAAAGAG GTCATGTGGACGTTCTCTATATACTTGGAAGCTGTTGCCATCCTGCCTCAGCTAGTCTTGTTGCAGAGGACTAGAAATATCGACAACTTGACCGGACAATATGTTTTCCTACTGGG TGCATACCGTGCCTTCTACATTCTGAACTGGATTTATCGCTACTTCACTGAGCCATATTACATCCATTCTTGGATAA CTTGGATATCGGGGCTTGTTCAGACACTGCTTTATGCTGATTTCTTCTATTATTACTTCCAAAG CTGGAAGAACAACTCAAAACTCGAGCTGCCAGCTTGA
- the LOC116002952 gene encoding purple acid phosphatase 15 isoform X1, with protein MHSIPLSVVFVLSLSLQLVHGIPSTLDGPSEPVTVALDQTFRGHAIDLPDTDPRVQRTVEGWKPEQISVSLSSTHQSVWISWITGEFQIGDDIKPYDPSTVASVVQYGKVKSKLDCSAIGQSLIYSQLYPFVGLQNYTSGIIHHVQLTALEPDTLYYYRCGDPSLRAMSKIYHFKTMPISSPKSYPKRIALVGDLGLTYNTTSTISHLRSNDPDLVILVGDVTYANLYLTNGTGSDCYSCSFADTPIHETYQPRWDYWGRYMQPLVSKVPIMVVEGNHEIEEQVENKTFAAYSSRFAFPSKESGSSSPFYYSFNAGGIHFIMLGGYVDYNKTSDQYKWLERDLANVDRKVTPWLVATWHPPWYSSYVAHYREAECMKVAMEELLYKAGVDLVFNGHVHAYERSNRVFNYTLDPCGPVYITIGDGGNREKMAISHADEPGNCPEPSSTPDEFMGGFCAYNFTSGPAAGKFCWDRQPEYSAFRESSFGHGILEVKNETHALWTWHRNQDMYNETGDQIYIVRQPEKCLVEPKRNESLRHHQWSRWSILASYTKKMQM; from the exons ATGCATTCGATTCCATTATCCGTTGTATTTGTTCTGAGTTTGAGCTTGCAGCTGGTTCATGGGATTCCGAGCACCCTAGACGGGCCCTCCGAGCCGGTGACTGTGGCATTGGATCAAACATTTAGAGGGCATGCAATCGACTTGCCAGACACTGACCCCAGAGTTCAGAGGACTGTTGAAGGGTGGAAGCCTGAGCAGATCTCTGTTTCACTTTCTTCTACTCATCAGTCTGTTTGGATTTCTTGGATCACTG GGGAATTTCAAATTGGTGATGACATCAAACCATATGATCCAAGTACTGTTGCAAGTGTTGTTCAATATGGGAAAGTTAAAAGCAAATTGGATTGCAGTGCAATAGGTCAATCCCTTATTTACAGCCAACTTTATCCCTTTGTTGGCCTTCAGAACTACACCTCTGGAATTATACACCATGTCCAACTCACAG CATTGGAACCAGACACATTATACTATTATCGGTGTGGAGATCCTTCATTAAGGGCAATGAGTAAAATCTATCATTTCAAGACTATGCCGATTTCTAGTCCCAAGAGCTATCCGAAAAGAATAGCTCTTGTAGGAGACCTCGGTCTTACATACAATACCACTTCAACTATTAGCCACTTGAGGAGCAACGACCCTGATCTTGTCATACTGGTTGGAGATGTCACCTATGCTAACTTGTATCTGACTAATGGAACTGGTTCGGATTGCTATTCTTGCTCATTTGCAGATACTCCCATACACGAGACATACCAGCCACGCTGGGATTATTGGGGAAG ATATATGCAGCCTCTGGTGTCTAAAGTTCCAATCATGGTAGTGGAAGGAAACCACGAGATTGAAGAACAGGTggagaacaaaacatttgctgCTTATAGTTCTCGCTTTGCCTTCCCCTCCAAAGAAAGTGGATCTTCATCCCCGTTCTATTATTCCTTTAATGCCGGAGGCATACATTTTATAATgcttggtggttatgttgattATAATAAAACAT CTGATCAATACAAGTGGTTGGAGAGAGATCTGGCTAATGTTGACCGGAAAGTTACGCCTTGGCTTGTTGCCACATGGCATCCGCCTTGGTACTCTTCTTACGTTGCACATTACCGAGAAGCTGAATGTATGAAGGTAGCAATGGAAGAGCTGTTGTACAAAGCCGGTGTTGATTTAGTCTTTAATGGACAT GTTCATGCATATGAAAGATCAAACAGAGTATTTAACTACACATTAGATCCTTGTGGACCTGTTTACATAACAATTGGCGATGGTGGCAACAGAGAAAAGATGGCGATTTCACATGCTGATGAGCCTGGTAATTGTCCGGAACCATCTAGTACACCGGACGAATTTATGGGTGGATTTTGCGCCTATAACTTCACATCAGGTCCAGCAGCTGGTAAGTTCTGCTGGGATCGACAGCCTGAATATAGTGCCTTCAGAGAAAGCAGCTTTGGCCATGGAATATTAGAG GTGAAGAACGAGACACACGCTCTTTGGACATGGCATCGGAATCAAGATATGTATAATGAAACTGGTGATCAGATTTACATCGTGAGACAACCCGAAAAATGTTTGGTTGAACCAAAG AGAAATGAATCATTGAGGCATCATCAATGGAGCAGATGGAGTATCCTGGCAAGTTATACAAAGAAGATGCAAATGTAG
- the LOC116002952 gene encoding purple acid phosphatase 15 isoform X2, which translates to MRSVINKGVEMCGILFAGEFQIGDDIKPYDPSTVASVVQYGKVKSKLDCSAIGQSLIYSQLYPFVGLQNYTSGIIHHVQLTALEPDTLYYYRCGDPSLRAMSKIYHFKTMPISSPKSYPKRIALVGDLGLTYNTTSTISHLRSNDPDLVILVGDVTYANLYLTNGTGSDCYSCSFADTPIHETYQPRWDYWGRYMQPLVSKVPIMVVEGNHEIEEQVENKTFAAYSSRFAFPSKESGSSSPFYYSFNAGGIHFIMLGGYVDYNKTSDQYKWLERDLANVDRKVTPWLVATWHPPWYSSYVAHYREAECMKVAMEELLYKAGVDLVFNGHVHAYERSNRVFNYTLDPCGPVYITIGDGGNREKMAISHADEPGNCPEPSSTPDEFMGGFCAYNFTSGPAAGKFCWDRQPEYSAFRESSFGHGILEVKNETHALWTWHRNQDMYNETGDQIYIVRQPEKCLVEPKRNESLRHHQWSRWSILASYTKKMQM; encoded by the exons ATGAGGTCTGTAATCAACAAAGGTGTTGAAATGTGTGGCATTTTGTTTGCAGGGGAATTTCAAATTGGTGATGACATCAAACCATATGATCCAAGTACTGTTGCAAGTGTTGTTCAATATGGGAAAGTTAAAAGCAAATTGGATTGCAGTGCAATAGGTCAATCCCTTATTTACAGCCAACTTTATCCCTTTGTTGGCCTTCAGAACTACACCTCTGGAATTATACACCATGTCCAACTCACAG CATTGGAACCAGACACATTATACTATTATCGGTGTGGAGATCCTTCATTAAGGGCAATGAGTAAAATCTATCATTTCAAGACTATGCCGATTTCTAGTCCCAAGAGCTATCCGAAAAGAATAGCTCTTGTAGGAGACCTCGGTCTTACATACAATACCACTTCAACTATTAGCCACTTGAGGAGCAACGACCCTGATCTTGTCATACTGGTTGGAGATGTCACCTATGCTAACTTGTATCTGACTAATGGAACTGGTTCGGATTGCTATTCTTGCTCATTTGCAGATACTCCCATACACGAGACATACCAGCCACGCTGGGATTATTGGGGAAG ATATATGCAGCCTCTGGTGTCTAAAGTTCCAATCATGGTAGTGGAAGGAAACCACGAGATTGAAGAACAGGTggagaacaaaacatttgctgCTTATAGTTCTCGCTTTGCCTTCCCCTCCAAAGAAAGTGGATCTTCATCCCCGTTCTATTATTCCTTTAATGCCGGAGGCATACATTTTATAATgcttggtggttatgttgattATAATAAAACAT CTGATCAATACAAGTGGTTGGAGAGAGATCTGGCTAATGTTGACCGGAAAGTTACGCCTTGGCTTGTTGCCACATGGCATCCGCCTTGGTACTCTTCTTACGTTGCACATTACCGAGAAGCTGAATGTATGAAGGTAGCAATGGAAGAGCTGTTGTACAAAGCCGGTGTTGATTTAGTCTTTAATGGACAT GTTCATGCATATGAAAGATCAAACAGAGTATTTAACTACACATTAGATCCTTGTGGACCTGTTTACATAACAATTGGCGATGGTGGCAACAGAGAAAAGATGGCGATTTCACATGCTGATGAGCCTGGTAATTGTCCGGAACCATCTAGTACACCGGACGAATTTATGGGTGGATTTTGCGCCTATAACTTCACATCAGGTCCAGCAGCTGGTAAGTTCTGCTGGGATCGACAGCCTGAATATAGTGCCTTCAGAGAAAGCAGCTTTGGCCATGGAATATTAGAG GTGAAGAACGAGACACACGCTCTTTGGACATGGCATCGGAATCAAGATATGTATAATGAAACTGGTGATCAGATTTACATCGTGAGACAACCCGAAAAATGTTTGGTTGAACCAAAG AGAAATGAATCATTGAGGCATCATCAATGGAGCAGATGGAGTATCCTGGCAAGTTATACAAAGAAGATGCAAATGTAG